One part of the Sorangiineae bacterium MSr11954 genome encodes these proteins:
- a CDS encoding FAD-dependent oxidoreductase produces the protein MTFMNESSSLWHTTTPVISYPQLDRGLHVDVAVVGGGITGLTAALILKRAGKKVAVLEARRVGGENSMHTTAHLTEAIDARYATLEKDFGAEAAKAAALSSRAAVARIGAFVRELGIACDHRIVPGLLYSEREEDLHALHEEYEAAARAGIPVRMIREVPLPFPCAAAICFPDQAQLHAGHYLMALARAIPGDGCHVFEGAQVRDIEEGEPCRLVVANGKDELTPVQPLTADRVIVAASAPPTRLAMQTKLAHYRTYAIAIRDPGNIPGVLLWDTDQPYHYIRLAEASGSRYAIIGGEDHKTGQNDDAEACWTRLETYARQRFGAAEVTHRWSGQILEPLDGLPYIGRLPGKEKISIGIGYSGNGMTFGTLAGMLLADEAAPHAGAYLELYSPSRIKPLASAKPFFKENIDFPAHFVGDRLRHAHTLDEVAAGEGKIVLMGTEKVAVYRDELGAVHALSPVCSHLGCHVTFNNAERSWDCPCHGSRFDTSGKVLHGPATRPLTRRPI, from the coding sequence ATGACGTTCATGAACGAATCTTCTTCTCTGTGGCATACCACCACGCCCGTCATTTCGTACCCGCAGCTCGATCGTGGATTGCACGTGGACGTCGCCGTCGTGGGCGGCGGCATCACGGGGCTCACGGCCGCGTTGATCCTGAAGCGCGCGGGCAAAAAGGTCGCCGTCCTCGAGGCGCGTCGGGTTGGTGGCGAGAACAGCATGCACACCACCGCGCATTTGACGGAGGCCATCGACGCGCGCTACGCCACGCTCGAAAAAGACTTCGGCGCCGAGGCTGCGAAGGCGGCCGCCCTCTCCAGCCGGGCGGCCGTGGCCCGCATCGGCGCGTTCGTGCGGGAGCTCGGGATCGCGTGCGATCACCGCATCGTCCCGGGTTTGTTGTACTCGGAGCGCGAGGAGGATCTGCACGCGCTCCACGAGGAGTACGAGGCCGCGGCGCGGGCCGGTATCCCCGTGCGCATGATCCGCGAGGTGCCGCTCCCCTTCCCGTGCGCCGCGGCCATTTGCTTTCCCGATCAGGCCCAGCTGCACGCGGGGCATTATCTCATGGCCCTGGCGCGCGCCATTCCCGGCGATGGCTGCCACGTCTTCGAGGGCGCCCAAGTCCGCGACATCGAGGAGGGCGAGCCATGCCGGCTGGTGGTGGCCAATGGTAAGGACGAGCTGACCCCCGTGCAGCCGCTCACCGCCGATCGGGTGATCGTCGCCGCCAGCGCGCCGCCTACCCGCTTGGCGATGCAAACCAAATTGGCCCACTACCGAACCTACGCCATCGCCATTCGCGATCCTGGAAATATACCCGGGGTCCTCCTTTGGGACACCGACCAACCGTACCACTACATCCGCCTGGCGGAGGCCTCGGGCAGCCGCTACGCGATCATCGGCGGCGAAGACCACAAGACCGGCCAGAACGACGACGCCGAAGCCTGTTGGACCCGGCTCGAGACGTATGCGCGCCAGCGCTTCGGGGCCGCCGAGGTCACGCACCGCTGGTCCGGGCAGATCCTGGAACCGCTCGACGGGCTCCCGTACATCGGGCGCTTGCCGGGGAAAGAGAAGATATCCATCGGCATCGGGTACAGCGGCAATGGCATGACCTTCGGGACCTTGGCCGGCATGCTGCTGGCCGACGAAGCCGCCCCGCACGCGGGCGCGTATTTGGAGCTCTATTCACCGTCGCGCATCAAGCCGCTGGCCAGCGCCAAGCCCTTCTTCAAAGAGAATATCGATTTTCCTGCCCACTTCGTGGGTGACCGCTTGCGCCATGCGCATACCCTCGACGAGGTCGCGGCCGGCGAAGGAAAAATCGTCCTGATGGGCACGGAGAAGGTCGCCGTCTACCGCGACGAGCTGGGCGCCGTGCACGCGCTCTCGCCGGTCTGCTCGCACCTCGGCTGCCACGTGACCTTCAACAACGCCGAGCGCTCGTGGGATTGCCCTTGCCATGGTTCGCGCTTCGACACCTCGGGGAAGGTCTTGCACGGCCCCGCCACCCGTCCGCTCACCCGCCGGCCCATCTGA
- a CDS encoding UdgX family uracil-DNA binding protein (This protein belongs to the uracil DNA glycosylase superfamily, members of which act in excision repair of DNA. However, it belongs more specifically to UdgX branch, whose founding member was found to bind uracil in DNA (where it does not belong), without cleaving it, appears to promote DNA repair by a pathway involving RecA, rather than base excision.): MVQASKSEQPAAPVPEDGTLDNLTDAAKGCRACPLWERATQTVFGRGPTGSRVMLVGEQPGDSEDRFGEPFVGPAGRLLDQALKRAGFDREAIYVTNAVKHFKWEPRGKRRLHSKPNRGEIEACRPWLDAEIRAVRPRVIVCLGATAAQALLGKELRVTRDRGKAIPSPLAPYVMATVHPSSLLRSPDEETRRREMERFVDDLKKARAYAAAPAEPAPSPASAPPRPAGRKSSQAAGRSSTLVQPGSRRSKAL; this comes from the coding sequence ATGGTGCAAGCCTCGAAATCGGAGCAACCCGCCGCGCCGGTGCCGGAAGATGGCACCCTCGACAATCTGACGGACGCGGCCAAAGGCTGTCGCGCGTGCCCCCTTTGGGAGAGGGCGACGCAAACGGTATTTGGCCGAGGACCGACGGGCTCGCGCGTCATGCTGGTGGGCGAGCAGCCGGGCGACTCCGAGGATCGCTTCGGTGAACCCTTCGTTGGCCCCGCCGGGCGGCTCCTCGACCAGGCGCTGAAGAGGGCCGGCTTCGATCGCGAAGCGATCTACGTGACCAACGCGGTGAAGCACTTCAAGTGGGAGCCGCGCGGCAAGCGGCGCCTGCATAGCAAGCCCAATCGCGGCGAGATCGAGGCCTGCCGCCCTTGGCTGGACGCCGAAATTCGCGCCGTCCGGCCGAGGGTCATCGTGTGCTTGGGGGCGACCGCGGCCCAGGCGCTGCTCGGCAAAGAGCTCCGCGTCACCCGGGATCGGGGCAAGGCGATACCCTCGCCGCTCGCCCCCTACGTGATGGCCACCGTTCATCCGTCCTCCCTCCTCCGATCGCCCGACGAGGAGACGCGCCGCCGGGAGATGGAGCGCTTCGTCGATGATTTGAAGAAAGCGCGCGCCTATGCCGCAGCGCCCGCGGAGCCCGCGCCGTCTCCGGCATCTGCGCCACCTCGCCCCGCCGGGCGAAAATCATCTCAAGCCGCCGGGCGGAGCTCGACCTTGGTCCAACCGGGCTCGCGGCGATCGAAGGCTTTGTAG
- a CDS encoding DUF72 domain-containing protein — MAHARELAFASRAVDSIEVNGSFYSLLRPESVARWHAETPPDFVFAVKGSRFITHMKRLTNVETALANFFGSGILALEEKLGPILWQLPPSMPFDRERLSHFFELLPRTMKAAAALAQHHDERLEGRAHVTHTTNHPLRYALEIRHPSFHHPDFIALLRRHRIALCVADTAGRFPDFEDVTAGFVYVRLHGDEKLYESGYTPQSLSRWAHRIEAWRRGTELQGARRASPAPAPSRTTGRDVYVYFDNDAKVHAPFDAQSLRDLLHRAAA, encoded by the coding sequence ATGGCGCACGCGCGGGAGCTCGCCTTCGCGAGCCGCGCGGTCGACTCCATCGAGGTCAACGGATCGTTCTATTCGCTCTTGCGCCCGGAGAGCGTCGCGCGGTGGCACGCGGAGACCCCGCCCGACTTCGTCTTTGCCGTCAAGGGGAGCCGCTTCATCACGCACATGAAGCGGCTTACGAATGTCGAGACCGCGCTGGCGAACTTCTTCGGCTCGGGCATCCTGGCGCTCGAGGAGAAGCTCGGCCCGATCCTCTGGCAGCTCCCGCCGAGCATGCCCTTCGACCGCGAGCGCTTGAGCCATTTCTTCGAGCTCTTGCCGCGCACCATGAAGGCGGCGGCCGCCCTGGCGCAACACCACGACGAGCGCCTGGAGGGCCGCGCGCACGTCACCCACACCACCAACCACCCGCTGCGTTACGCGCTGGAAATCCGGCACCCGAGCTTTCATCACCCCGACTTCATCGCGCTGCTCCGCCGCCATCGCATCGCCCTGTGCGTCGCCGACACGGCCGGCCGCTTCCCCGACTTCGAGGACGTCACCGCGGGCTTCGTCTACGTCCGCCTCCACGGCGACGAAAAACTCTACGAGAGCGGCTACACCCCACAATCCTTGTCGCGCTGGGCTCACCGCATCGAAGCATGGCGCCGCGGCACCGAGTTGCAGGGCGCGCGCCGCGCCTCGCCCGCCCCGGCGCCTTCGCGCACCACGGGGCGTGACGTCTATGTCTATTTCGACAACGACGCCAAGGTGCACGCCCCCTTCGACGCCCAATCCTTGCGCGACCTTCTGCATCGCGCGGCGGCCTGA
- a CDS encoding hybrid sensor histidine kinase/response regulator, translating into MATSNDLESLLPRLLALFVDAVHPHTAILCLREGDRLRTRATHSIHAAVGSSQADEDAASDFSLPFDPQDETLSRPTDGTPRLVSPTSHGAPASAGPPASPGAPGAAAGIATLPLRNQAVYLLPLHDAGKLVATIWLGTSQPREFSHGDKRILERLARGAAAAIVHLAASPVGRSRNDVLSVVAHDLQNPITVISIAANTLLQRLSESSVRRPIERIIRSAQRAARLIQDLQEIDAVETGRFSIELHPIEPAEVILAAVESQQNLAADVSVILATDLSPELPAFDADEERLFEVLENLIGNALKFTAPGGSITVGATHRAREVLLWVKDTGAGISPEQMPHIFDRFWQAKKADRRGTGLGLTICKAIVEAHGGRIWAESTPHVGTTMYFTIPAVQRMNETARAGAREESEPDVANILLVDDRPENLLALEAILAQPGYRLVTAASGEDALRLALRETFSVALLDISMPGMNGLEVAVHLKALERSRDIPIIFVTAFGDDPQEIHRAYSAGGADYLVKPLDAEIVRKKVAVFVDLSRRRRDHPATKHRTT; encoded by the coding sequence ATGGCAACGAGCAACGACCTCGAGAGCCTCCTCCCGAGGTTGCTCGCCCTCTTCGTCGACGCGGTGCACCCGCACACCGCCATTCTTTGCCTGCGCGAAGGCGATCGGCTGCGCACGCGCGCGACCCATAGCATCCACGCCGCCGTGGGCTCGAGCCAGGCTGACGAGGACGCTGCATCGGACTTTTCCCTGCCGTTCGATCCCCAAGACGAAACCCTGAGCCGGCCAACCGACGGCACCCCGCGGCTCGTGTCACCCACGTCCCATGGGGCGCCCGCGTCAGCCGGGCCGCCGGCGTCGCCGGGTGCACCGGGTGCGGCGGCGGGCATCGCCACGCTCCCCCTGCGCAACCAGGCCGTCTATCTTTTGCCGCTCCACGACGCGGGAAAGCTCGTGGCGACCATTTGGCTCGGCACCTCCCAGCCTCGGGAGTTCTCGCACGGCGACAAGCGCATCCTCGAGCGCCTCGCGCGCGGGGCGGCCGCGGCCATCGTTCACCTCGCGGCGAGCCCGGTGGGGCGCTCCCGCAACGATGTGCTCTCCGTGGTTGCACACGATTTGCAAAACCCGATTACCGTCATATCCATTGCCGCCAATACCCTCTTGCAGCGCCTGAGCGAGTCGTCGGTTCGCAGGCCCATCGAGCGCATCATCCGCAGCGCGCAGCGGGCCGCCCGGCTCATTCAAGATTTGCAGGAGATCGACGCGGTGGAGACTGGTCGCTTTTCCATCGAGCTGCACCCCATCGAGCCCGCGGAGGTCATCCTCGCCGCCGTGGAGTCGCAGCAGAATCTGGCCGCCGACGTTTCGGTCATCCTGGCCACCGATCTCTCGCCCGAGCTGCCGGCCTTCGACGCGGACGAAGAGCGGCTCTTCGAGGTGCTGGAGAACCTCATCGGCAACGCGCTCAAGTTCACCGCGCCCGGGGGATCGATCACCGTCGGCGCCACGCACCGCGCCCGCGAGGTCCTGCTCTGGGTCAAGGACACCGGCGCCGGCATTTCGCCCGAGCAGATGCCCCATATCTTCGACCGTTTTTGGCAAGCAAAGAAGGCCGATCGGCGCGGCACGGGCCTGGGCCTCACCATTTGCAAAGCCATCGTCGAAGCGCACGGCGGGCGCATTTGGGCCGAGAGCACGCCCCACGTCGGGACGACCATGTACTTCACCATTCCGGCCGTGCAGCGCATGAACGAGACCGCGCGCGCCGGTGCACGCGAGGAGAGCGAGCCGGACGTCGCCAACATTCTCCTGGTCGACGACCGGCCCGAGAACCTCTTGGCGCTGGAGGCCATCCTCGCGCAACCGGGCTACCGTTTGGTGACCGCCGCCTCGGGCGAAGACGCGTTGCGCCTGGCCCTGCGGGAGACCTTCAGCGTCGCGCTGCTCGATATCTCGATGCCGGGGATGAACGGCCTCGAGGTGGCCGTGCATCTAAAGGCTCTCGAGCGCAGTCGCGATATCCCCATCATCTTCGTCACCGCGTTTGGCGACGATCCGCAGGAGATCCATCGGGCCTATTCTGCGGGCGGCGCCGATTATCTCGTCAAACCCCTCGATGCCGAGATCGTTCGCAAGAAAGTCGCCGTCTTCGTCGATTTGAGCCGGAGACGGCGGGACCATCCGGCGACCAAGCACCGAACCACCTGA
- a CDS encoding hemerythrin domain-containing protein: MKATELLKKQHNEVKNLFSQLERGNGNAKTLLNELANNLAAHMVIEQEIFYPAVLEADKDLVLESYEEHAVARFALKRLMRAQKNDDTFKAKLITLKEIIEHHVEEEEEELFPKAEKALKERSTELGVEMKSLFDETKRLGYERVVGKGGVAVTSGHAPASARA; encoded by the coding sequence ATGAAGGCGACCGAATTGCTGAAGAAGCAACATAACGAGGTAAAGAATCTCTTTTCGCAGCTCGAACGAGGGAATGGAAATGCCAAGACCCTCCTCAACGAGCTGGCCAACAATCTCGCGGCTCACATGGTCATCGAGCAGGAGATTTTCTACCCGGCCGTCCTCGAGGCCGACAAAGACCTCGTGCTCGAGTCCTACGAGGAGCACGCGGTCGCGCGATTCGCCTTGAAGCGCCTCATGCGCGCCCAGAAGAACGATGACACGTTCAAAGCCAAGCTGATCACCCTGAAGGAGATCATCGAGCACCACGTCGAGGAAGAAGAAGAGGAGCTCTTTCCCAAGGCCGAGAAGGCGCTCAAGGAGCGCTCCACCGAGCTGGGGGTGGAGATGAAATCGCTCTTCGACGAGACCAAGCGTCTCGGGTACGAGCGCGTGGTTGGAAAGGGGGGCGTCGCCGTCACCTCGGGCCACGCCCCCGCGAGCGCGCGCGCCTGA
- the treZ gene encoding malto-oligosyltrehalose trehalohydrolase: MNRSDRDRPILGALPDPQGTRFGAFVTTADSCAVRIYGEDGRALATHAMKPLGAEHTGYFEARVEGVRAGALYRFVLGERELPDPYARWLPHGVHGPAMVVAGAFDWKHGHGVGRPLEEQILYELHVGTFTPEGTYDAARAHLRELAELGVTTLQLMPIAAFPGARGWGYDGVALYAPLAAYGPPDALRRFIDEAHGLGLGVLLDVVYNHFGPAGNYLSAYAPEYFSHDHRTAWGDAPNFAHPAMRRYVLDNARYWLEELRFDGLRLDATHAIFDPSPRHVLLELRELADRIASPGARKVLIAEDERNEPAVVESLAMDAIWADDFHHHVHVTLTGERDGYYAAYHPGAADLARTLERGWFYEGQPFAPTGSPRGKSARGLPARAFVYCIQNHDQIGNRALGERLTALTSLDAYCAASALLLLLPMTPLLFMGQEWAATSPFLYFTDHDEELGHLVSAGRRDEFKSFAAFANPDARAHIPDPQALETFQRSQLRWEERNEEPHRRVLQLYRELLALRRTDPVFRRGARERLRAEVSNGLLVVRLWHEADVRLVMINFDGAPAPIPPRAIHQFELMWTSGARPHEAREPHEKELAPWTAAVWRGTCATPG, encoded by the coding sequence ATGAACCGATCCGACCGCGATCGACCGATCTTGGGGGCGCTCCCCGACCCCCAGGGAACACGCTTCGGCGCCTTCGTGACCACCGCCGATTCGTGCGCCGTGCGCATCTATGGGGAGGACGGGCGCGCCCTCGCGACCCACGCGATGAAGCCCCTCGGCGCCGAGCACACGGGGTATTTCGAGGCACGGGTCGAAGGCGTGCGCGCGGGGGCGCTGTATCGGTTCGTGCTCGGCGAACGCGAGCTCCCGGATCCGTACGCGCGCTGGCTTCCACACGGGGTGCACGGTCCGGCGATGGTGGTGGCGGGCGCCTTCGACTGGAAGCACGGCCACGGCGTGGGCCGGCCGCTGGAGGAGCAGATCCTCTACGAGCTGCACGTGGGCACGTTCACCCCCGAGGGCACGTACGATGCGGCGCGCGCGCACCTGCGCGAGCTCGCGGAGCTGGGGGTGACCACCTTGCAGTTGATGCCGATCGCCGCCTTTCCGGGGGCGCGCGGCTGGGGATACGACGGCGTCGCCCTCTACGCGCCGCTCGCGGCCTATGGTCCCCCCGACGCGCTCCGGCGCTTCATCGACGAGGCGCACGGGCTCGGCCTCGGGGTGCTCTTGGACGTGGTGTACAACCACTTCGGGCCCGCCGGGAACTACCTCAGCGCCTACGCCCCGGAGTATTTTTCGCACGACCATCGCACCGCGTGGGGCGACGCGCCCAACTTCGCGCACCCCGCCATGCGCCGGTACGTCCTGGACAACGCGCGCTACTGGCTCGAGGAGCTTCGCTTCGACGGCCTGCGCCTGGACGCGACGCACGCCATCTTCGATCCGAGCCCGCGCCATGTCTTGCTCGAGCTGCGCGAGCTCGCAGACCGAATCGCCTCCCCTGGAGCGCGCAAGGTGCTCATCGCCGAGGACGAGCGGAACGAGCCGGCGGTGGTCGAATCGCTGGCGATGGATGCCATTTGGGCGGATGATTTCCATCATCACGTCCATGTGACCCTCACGGGCGAACGCGATGGCTATTACGCCGCCTACCATCCCGGCGCCGCCGATCTGGCGCGCACCTTGGAGCGCGGGTGGTTCTACGAAGGGCAGCCCTTTGCACCCACGGGCAGCCCCCGCGGCAAGAGCGCGCGCGGATTGCCTGCCCGAGCGTTCGTCTATTGCATTCAGAATCACGATCAGATCGGCAATCGGGCGCTGGGCGAGCGCCTCACGGCGCTCACGTCCCTCGACGCCTACTGCGCCGCATCGGCGTTGCTCTTGCTATTGCCCATGACGCCACTGCTGTTCATGGGCCAAGAATGGGCCGCGACGAGCCCATTCCTCTACTTTACGGACCACGACGAAGAGCTCGGTCACCTCGTCTCCGCCGGCCGCCGCGACGAGTTCAAGTCCTTCGCAGCCTTCGCCAACCCCGATGCGCGCGCCCATATCCCCGATCCGCAAGCGCTCGAGACCTTTCAGCGCTCCCAGCTTCGATGGGAGGAGCGCAACGAGGAGCCGCACCGGCGGGTCCTCCAACTCTACCGCGAGCTCCTGGCCCTTCGACGCACCGACCCAGTGTTTCGCCGCGGCGCGCGGGAGCGTTTGCGCGCCGAGGTCTCGAATGGCTTGCTGGTCGTACGACTGTGGCACGAGGCGGACGTGCGCCTGGTGATGATCAATTTCGATGGCGCCCCGGCCCCGATTCCACCCCGCGCGATCCACCAATTCGAACTCATGTGGACCAGCGGCGCCCGACCGCATGAAGCCCGTGAACCCCATGAAAAAGAGCTTGCACCGTGGACGGCGGCCGTGTGGAGGGGCACATGCGCCACGCCGGGGTAA
- a CDS encoding glutathione-dependent formaldehyde dehydrogenase, whose translation MKAVVFHGIGDIRLDDVKEPRIESPFDAIVRLTASAICGTDLHMVRGTMAGMKPGTILGHEGVGVVEEIGRGVRNLSVGDRVVIPSTIACGVCVYCRAAYYSQCDRANPRGTGTAFFGGPEETGPFQGLQAEWARVPFANVGLVKLPAGVTDEQAILLSDIFPTGYFGAKLAEIRDGDTVVVYGCGPVGQFAIASAKHLGAGRIFAVDTIPTRLAMARSQGAEIIDFNHEDPVAVLRELTGGSGVDRTVDAVGIDAECAESGPAKTSSDEHETFEKEVATVAPETNPQGHNWHPGHAPSQVLRWAVQAAAKGGSLGIVGVYPQAATTFPIGIAMNKNLTVKMGNCNHRKYIPKLLELVESGVIDPTEVLTQTGPLVSAIEAYKAFDRREPGWTKVELRPAA comes from the coding sequence ATGAAAGCCGTTGTATTTCACGGTATCGGTGACATTCGCCTCGATGACGTCAAGGAGCCTCGCATCGAGAGCCCCTTCGATGCCATCGTCCGGCTCACCGCCAGCGCCATTTGCGGCACCGATCTGCACATGGTGCGCGGCACCATGGCAGGAATGAAGCCCGGCACCATTTTGGGCCACGAAGGCGTGGGGGTCGTGGAGGAGATCGGCCGCGGGGTGCGCAACCTGTCCGTCGGCGATCGCGTCGTCATCCCGTCGACCATCGCGTGCGGCGTCTGCGTGTATTGCCGGGCGGCGTATTATTCGCAGTGCGATCGCGCCAACCCGCGCGGCACCGGCACCGCGTTCTTCGGTGGCCCCGAGGAGACGGGCCCCTTTCAAGGCCTTCAGGCGGAGTGGGCGCGCGTCCCCTTTGCCAATGTCGGGTTGGTCAAGCTGCCGGCGGGTGTCACCGACGAGCAGGCCATTTTGCTCTCCGACATTTTCCCCACTGGCTACTTCGGCGCCAAGCTGGCCGAAATCCGAGATGGGGATACCGTGGTCGTCTACGGCTGCGGCCCGGTGGGGCAGTTTGCCATTGCGAGCGCCAAGCACCTGGGCGCAGGCCGCATCTTCGCGGTCGACACCATCCCCACCCGCCTCGCCATGGCGCGCTCGCAAGGCGCGGAGATCATCGACTTCAACCACGAGGATCCGGTGGCGGTCCTCCGCGAGCTCACCGGCGGCAGCGGCGTGGATCGTACGGTCGACGCGGTGGGCATCGACGCCGAGTGCGCGGAGTCGGGGCCCGCGAAGACCTCGTCGGACGAGCACGAGACCTTCGAAAAGGAGGTGGCGACCGTCGCGCCCGAGACCAACCCCCAAGGCCACAATTGGCACCCCGGGCACGCGCCCTCGCAGGTGCTTCGCTGGGCCGTGCAGGCCGCGGCCAAGGGCGGCTCCTTGGGGATCGTCGGGGTCTATCCGCAGGCGGCGACCACCTTCCCCATTGGAATCGCCATGAACAAAAACCTCACCGTCAAAATGGGCAATTGCAATCACCGCAAGTACATTCCCAAGCTCCTGGAGCTGGTGGAGAGCGGGGTCATCGATCCCACCGAGGTGCTCACGCAAACGGGCCCGCTGGTGTCGGCGATCGAGGCCTACAAAGCCTTCGATCGCCGCGAGCCCGGTTGGACCAAGGTCGAGCTCCGCCCGGCGGCTTGA
- a CDS encoding MmgE/PrpD family protein yields the protein MHEIERMAAFVERASWELISEDARRALKIRLLDSVGCAIGALLGKPVRAVRAQVDAFGGSGHVTLVGGGKTAPDRACFYNGTLVRYLDFMDFYAAPKQTCHPSDTIAAVLAAAEDQGRSGRDLLVAMAVAYHIQSRLIDEAPVQAKGFDHTVQQAYAVAGGVSKALGLSREQTAHAMALSGVSQQGMIVTREGHLSQWKGVASAHHAAAALHCTYLASRGMTGPLGLIEGRLGLQEALSGRFEISWEKEDFERVLRSSVKRFNSEAHTQTLVEAALELRQEHRPRPYTIERVDVDVFKQAYNIVAPGGKEAGDKDDVHTKEQADHSIPYIVAVALLDGQVSPAQYLPDRIARADVQELLHRVHTQDVRRFTRAYPDKLPSRVRISLAGGKELVREKEDYLGFHTRPLPWDGAVIKFLALTEGLTERHHAERIVDCIDRIESYDVASLTALLANVGTERHAPCNSTSEGEHHEGDRIAEEAT from the coding sequence ATGCACGAGATTGAACGAATGGCCGCGTTCGTCGAACGCGCCAGTTGGGAGCTCATTTCCGAGGACGCGCGGCGGGCGCTGAAGATTCGATTGCTCGACAGCGTCGGCTGCGCCATTGGGGCGCTCTTGGGTAAACCGGTACGGGCGGTGCGCGCGCAGGTGGACGCATTCGGCGGATCGGGGCACGTCACCTTGGTGGGGGGCGGGAAGACGGCGCCCGACCGTGCTTGTTTCTACAATGGGACGCTCGTTCGTTATCTCGACTTCATGGACTTTTATGCGGCGCCAAAGCAAACGTGCCACCCCAGCGACACCATCGCCGCGGTGCTGGCGGCGGCGGAGGATCAGGGCCGATCGGGTCGCGATTTGTTGGTGGCCATGGCGGTCGCGTATCATATTCAGTCGCGCCTCATCGACGAAGCGCCCGTGCAGGCCAAAGGGTTCGACCACACCGTTCAGCAGGCTTATGCCGTGGCGGGCGGCGTCTCCAAGGCCCTGGGCCTATCGCGGGAGCAGACCGCGCACGCCATGGCCTTGAGCGGCGTCTCCCAACAAGGGATGATCGTCACCCGCGAAGGGCACCTCTCGCAGTGGAAGGGCGTGGCGTCCGCGCACCACGCGGCCGCGGCGCTGCATTGTACTTACCTCGCGTCGCGGGGCATGACGGGCCCGCTGGGCCTCATCGAGGGGCGCCTCGGGCTGCAAGAGGCGCTCTCGGGCCGGTTCGAGATTTCATGGGAGAAAGAGGACTTCGAGCGCGTGCTTCGCTCGTCCGTCAAACGCTTCAACTCCGAGGCGCACACGCAGACCTTGGTCGAAGCCGCCCTGGAGCTGCGGCAGGAGCACCGGCCTCGCCCGTACACCATCGAGCGGGTCGACGTGGACGTGTTCAAGCAGGCCTACAACATCGTGGCCCCCGGGGGCAAAGAGGCGGGCGACAAAGACGACGTGCACACCAAAGAGCAGGCCGATCACAGCATTCCTTATATCGTGGCCGTGGCCCTGCTCGATGGCCAGGTCTCGCCCGCCCAATATCTACCGGACCGGATCGCTCGCGCGGACGTGCAGGAGCTCCTGCACCGCGTTCACACGCAAGACGTGCGGCGCTTCACCCGCGCCTACCCGGACAAGCTCCCCTCGCGCGTCCGAATCAGCCTGGCGGGCGGCAAGGAGCTGGTGCGCGAAAAGGAAGACTACTTGGGCTTTCACACCCGACCCCTTCCGTGGGATGGCGCCGTCATCAAGTTCCTGGCCCTGACCGAAGGCTTGACCGAGCGGCACCACGCGGAGCGCATCGTCGACTGCATCGATCGCATCGAGTCGTACGACGTGGCGTCCCTCACCGCCCTGCTCGCAAACGTAGGCACCGAGCGGCACGCTCCCTGCAATTCCACCAGCGAAGGAGAGCACCATGAAGGCGACCGAATTGCTGAAGAAGCAACATAA
- a CDS encoding DUF4142 domain-containing protein: MSIRHSAFSSIVALVPMFALACGSSSPPPAESPQGASDTTSSSAGNAAAPPNSDTATKGSDNTGTSTGVTSMGSTTTTTGSNTAMGGSSTTMGGSGTATGSPSTLSDSEILQVTHVANMGEVEQARLAQQKAKDARVKRFAAMMVKEHSEADAKGNELAKQNALSPSESNTSAMLKSDSESTVQQLKLSNADFDRTYMDAQVKAHRTVLDTIDTKLLPSAKSPDLRTMLQSVRAKVEGHLREAQDIQRSLTTK, translated from the coding sequence ATGAGCATTCGTCATTCTGCATTTTCGTCCATCGTGGCCCTGGTGCCCATGTTCGCCCTGGCCTGCGGCAGCAGCAGCCCGCCGCCGGCCGAGTCGCCGCAAGGAGCGTCCGACACGACCTCCTCCAGCGCGGGCAACGCGGCCGCACCGCCCAACAGCGACACGGCCACCAAAGGGTCCGACAACACCGGGACCAGCACCGGCGTGACGAGCATGGGCTCGACCACGACGACCACCGGCTCGAACACGGCGATGGGAGGGTCGAGCACCACCATGGGAGGGTCGGGCACCGCCACTGGCAGTCCGAGCACCCTCTCGGACAGCGAGATCCTTCAAGTCACCCACGTGGCCAACATGGGAGAGGTCGAGCAAGCGCGCCTCGCGCAGCAAAAAGCAAAGGACGCGCGGGTCAAGCGATTTGCCGCCATGATGGTGAAGGAGCATAGCGAGGCCGACGCCAAGGGGAATGAGCTCGCCAAGCAGAACGCGCTCTCCCCCTCGGAGAGCAACACCAGCGCCATGCTGAAGAGCGACTCCGAGAGCACGGTGCAACAGCTCAAGTTGAGCAACGCCGATTTCGATCGCACCTATATGGACGCTCAGGTCAAGGCGCATCGAACGGTGCTCGACACCATCGATACCAAGCTTCTCCCCAGCGCGAAGAGCCCCGATCTCCGCACCATGCTCCAATCGGTGCGCGCCAAGGTCGAGGGTCACCTCCGCGAAGCGCAGGATATCCAGCGGTCCCTCACGACCAAATAG